The Epinephelus lanceolatus isolate andai-2023 chromosome 1, ASM4190304v1, whole genome shotgun sequence genome has a window encoding:
- the alas1 gene encoding 5-aminolevulinate synthase, non-specific, mitochondrial, with product MDVIVRRCPFLARMPQAFFQQSKKSMVVYAQRCPIMMELASKPMAPSMARALCSSSSSSSSYERTEDTMSASEGPKQEEEPKLPACHPVVPSGQTAASKCPFLAAEMGQKNSSVVRQVSMEFQEDVQEVRTVQKEVSPAQLDKPSLVSTIKRSGGDQANLMKTLLKQRPKNVSHLLQDNLPGSLSRYQYDDFFEKKIEEKKSDHTYRVFKTVNRLANEFPMADDFTGSLEEKREVSVWCSNDYLGMSRHPRVVQSIMDTLRKHGSGAGGTRNISGTSKFHVELEQELADLHKKDAALLFTSCFVANDSTLFTLAKMLPGCEIYSDAGNHASMIQGIRNSGAKKFIFRHNDVAHLRELLLKGDPTKPKIVAFETVHSMDGAVCPLEEMCDVAHEFGAITFVDEVHAVGLYGARGGGIGDRDGIMHKMDIISGTLGKAFGCVGGYIASTAALVDTVRSYAAGFIFTTSLPPMLLHGARTSIQILKGEEGRALRRKHQRNVKLLRQMLMDSGLPVVHCPSHIIPVRVSNAEKNTEVCDLMMSRHNIYVQAINYPTVARGEELLRIAPTPHHTPEMMKYFVERLVHTWKEVGLDLKPHSSAECTFCQQPLHFEVMSEREKSYFSGLSHLISACA from the exons ATGGATGTGATCGTGCGACGCTGCCCGTTCCTGGCTCGTATGCCCCAGGCTTTCTTCCAGCAGTCCAAAAAGTCAATGGTGGTTTACGCCCAGCGGTGCCCTATCATGATGGAGCTTGCCTCTAAACCAATGGCTCCATCTATGGCAAGggccctctgctcctcctcctcctcctcctcctcctacgaGAGGACCGAGGACACCATGTCTGCTAGTGAAG GCCCCAAACAGGAAGAGGAGCCCAAGCTGCCTGCCTGCCACCCTGTGGTACCCTCAGGCCAGACAGCAGCCTCCAAATGCCCTTTCCTGGCTGCTGAGATGGGCCAGAAGAACAGCAGTGTGGTCCGCCAGGTCAGCATGGAGTTCCAAGAGGATGTTCAGGAAGTCCGCACTGTtcagaaag AGGTGTCCCCTGCCCAGCTGGATAAGCCGTCCCTGGTCAGTACCATTAAGAGAAGCGGAGGGGATCAAGCTAATTTGATGAAGACCCTCCTGAAGCAGCGACCTAAAAATGTCTCCCACTTGCTGCAGGACAACTTGCCAGGCAGTT TGTCCCGCTACCAATACGACGACTTTTTTGAGAAGAAGATAGAAGAGAAGAAGAGCGACCACACGTACCGTGTGTTCAAGACTGTGAATCGTCTGGCCAACGAGTTCCCCATGGCCGACGACTTTACCGGCTCTTtagaggagaagagggaggtGTCCGTTTGGTGCAGCAACGACTACCTGGGCATGAGTCGACACCCACGGGTCGTGCAGTCCATTAT GGATACTTTACGAAAGCATGGCTCAGGGGCAGGAGGCACCAGGAACATCTCTGGGACCAGTAAATTCCACGTGGAACTGGAACAAGAGCTGGCTGACCTTCACAAGAAGGACGCAGCACTGCTCTTCACCTCCTGCTTTGTCGCCAATGACTCCACCCTCTTCACCCTCGCCAAGATGCTACCTG GTTGTGAGATCTACTCTGATGCGGGGAACCACGCCTCAATGATCCAGGGTATACGAAACAGTGGTGCTAAGAAATTTATATTCCGCCATAATGATGTCGCCCATCTTCGAGAGCTTCTACTGAAAGGAGACCCCACGAAACCGAAGATAGTGGCCTTTGAGACCGTCCATTCTATGGATG GTGCTGTGTGCCCGCTGGAGGAGATGTGCGATGTGGCCCATGAGTTTGGCGCTATCACCTTCGTAGATGAGGTTCATGCTGTGGGCCTGTACGGCGCGAGAGGAGGGGGTATCGGAGACAGGGATGGCATCATGCACAAGATGGATATCATCTCGGGGACACTAG GCAAGGCCTTTGGTTGTGTGGGTGGGTACATCGCGAGCACCGCCGCCCTGGTGGACACGGTGCGTTCATACGCTGCTGGtttcatcttcaccacctctctGCCACCGATGCTGTTACACGGAGCCAGGACCTCAATCCAGATTCTTAAAGGGGAAGAAGGCCGTGCGCTGAGACGCAAACACCAGCGCAACGTCAAGCTGCTCAGGCAAATGCTGATGGATTCGGGCCTGCCAGTGGTGCACTGCCCCAGCCACATCATCCCAGTCCGg GTATCGAATGctgagaaaaacacagaggTGTGTGACCTCATGATGAGTCGCCACAACATTTACGTGCAAGCCATCAACTACCCCACTGTTGCCAGGGGAGAAGAGCTTCTGCGTATCGCCCCAACGCCTCACCACACCCCTGAGATGATGAAATACTTTGTTG AGAGGCTGGTGCACACCTGGAAGGAGGTGGGCCTGGATCTGAAGCCCCACTCGTCAGCAGAGTGCACGTTCTGCCAGCAGCCGCTGCACTTTGAGGTGATGAGCGAGCGCGAAAAGTCTTACTTCAGTGGCCTTAGCCACCTCATCTCAGCCTGCGCATAA